The following proteins are encoded in a genomic region of Variovorax paradoxus:
- a CDS encoding isochorismatase family protein yields the protein MKSCLIVIDAQESFRQRGYWSEDVAQPYFAAQNALINGCVAAGIPIVRVFHVDEPAVASHPFAVESGLVRPIEGLAAFEAAATFTKHRHSALVNSGLDVWLTQQGVGRLIVSGIRTEQCCETTTRHASDLGWEVDYVTEGTLTFDMVQPDGRPLAAADIKSRTAAVLDGRFATVCGVAQAVERADALSTEKVAA from the coding sequence ATGAAGTCCTGTCTGATAGTGATCGACGCTCAGGAATCGTTCCGCCAGCGCGGCTACTGGTCCGAAGATGTTGCGCAACCCTATTTCGCCGCCCAGAACGCACTGATCAACGGCTGCGTCGCGGCCGGCATTCCGATCGTGCGTGTCTTCCATGTCGACGAGCCCGCCGTCGCAAGCCACCCCTTCGCCGTCGAGTCCGGCCTGGTGCGACCGATCGAAGGCCTGGCGGCCTTCGAAGCCGCGGCCACCTTCACCAAGCACCGCCACAGCGCGCTGGTCAACAGCGGGCTGGACGTCTGGCTCACGCAGCAAGGCGTCGGCCGGCTGATCGTGAGCGGCATCCGCACCGAGCAATGCTGCGAAACCACCACGCGCCATGCCTCCGACCTGGGCTGGGAAGTCGACTACGTGACCGAGGGCACGCTGACCTTCGACATGGTGCAGCCCGACGGCCGCCCGCTTGCCGCGGCCGACATCAAGTCGCGCACGGCGGCGGTGCTGGACGGTCGCTTCGCCACGGTCTGCGGCGTTGCGCAGGCGGTCGAACGTGCCGACGCCCTTTCCACCGAAAAGGTGGCCGCATGA
- a CDS encoding DJ-1/PfpI family protein — translation MTLRVRILAYDGVEALDFAGPFEVFTTASRISQRLNPGAKAPFEVASVALASDGQPVRARAGLRLLADHHVTANPEADVLIVPGGVVDSPMASPATLRWIAECAAGAQLVASVCTGVFLLAKSGVVTREAVTTHWEDIADLREQFPSLDVRQDVRWVDSGRIVSSAGISAGIDMSLHLVERLAGRALAERTARQMDYAWTHGSSSNRTASA, via the coding sequence ATGACGTTGCGCGTGCGGATCCTCGCCTACGACGGCGTCGAGGCACTCGACTTCGCGGGCCCGTTCGAGGTGTTCACCACGGCGAGCCGCATCAGCCAACGCTTGAATCCTGGCGCGAAAGCCCCGTTCGAGGTGGCTTCGGTGGCGCTCGCAAGCGACGGCCAACCCGTGCGGGCCCGCGCCGGCCTGCGCCTGTTGGCGGATCACCACGTGACCGCGAATCCGGAAGCCGACGTGCTGATCGTGCCCGGCGGCGTGGTCGATTCGCCGATGGCGAGCCCCGCCACCCTGCGCTGGATCGCCGAATGCGCGGCCGGCGCACAGCTGGTCGCCTCGGTCTGCACCGGCGTCTTCCTGCTCGCGAAAAGCGGCGTGGTCACGCGCGAGGCCGTCACCACCCATTGGGAAGACATCGCGGACTTGCGCGAGCAATTCCCCTCGCTCGATGTGCGCCAGGACGTGCGCTGGGTCGACAGCGGCCGCATCGTCAGCTCGGCGGGCATCAGTGCCGGCATCGACATGAGCTTGCATCTCGTCGAACGCCTCGCAGGCCGCGCACTGGCCGAACGCACCGCGCGCCAGATGGACTACGCATGGACCCACGGCAGCAGCAGCAACCGCACCGCATCCGCGTAG
- a CDS encoding GlxA family transcriptional regulator, which translates to MDPRQQQQPHRIRVVFVLLPGSLVLDWAGPAEALRIANQRLRASGQPERFAIEFASPRPTSIASVGVALAGLAPLPAQWDGPGWVVLVGLPGDTIAIDNPETQDLLHWLRGQRFERGRVELVTICAGAVLAAHAGALAGRRATTHHHHLDELRSVEPRCDVVSNRVFVIDPPLYSSAGVTTGIDLVLHRIAETCGEALAAQVAQTMVVALRRGPHDPELSPFLAHRNHLHAALHRVQDAVSEQPQADWSVPRMADVAHTSARHLTRLFVEHAGVAPLAYLRRLRLAAAQLALASGASVTRAAELSGFGSDTQLRRAWHQFGLPGSPSAASAPLKT; encoded by the coding sequence ATGGACCCACGGCAGCAGCAGCAACCGCACCGCATCCGCGTAGTTTTCGTGCTGCTGCCCGGCAGCCTGGTGCTCGACTGGGCGGGGCCGGCCGAGGCGCTGCGTATTGCGAACCAGCGGTTGCGGGCCTCGGGCCAGCCCGAGCGCTTCGCGATCGAGTTCGCGAGCCCGCGGCCGACGTCCATCGCATCGGTCGGCGTCGCGCTCGCCGGGCTGGCGCCGCTACCCGCACAGTGGGACGGCCCGGGCTGGGTGGTGCTGGTCGGCCTGCCCGGCGACACCATCGCCATCGACAACCCCGAAACGCAGGACCTGCTGCACTGGCTGCGCGGCCAGCGTTTCGAGCGTGGCCGCGTGGAACTGGTCACCATCTGCGCAGGCGCGGTGCTCGCCGCGCATGCCGGGGCGCTCGCGGGCCGGCGCGCCACCACGCACCATCATCACCTCGACGAACTGCGCTCGGTGGAGCCGCGCTGCGACGTGGTGAGCAACCGCGTGTTCGTGATCGATCCGCCGCTCTACAGCAGCGCGGGCGTCACGACCGGCATCGACCTCGTGCTGCATCGCATCGCCGAGACCTGCGGCGAAGCGCTCGCGGCGCAGGTGGCGCAGACGATGGTGGTCGCGCTTCGCCGCGGCCCGCACGATCCGGAGCTCTCGCCCTTTCTGGCGCACCGCAACCATCTGCATGCGGCCCTGCATCGCGTGCAGGACGCCGTGAGCGAGCAACCGCAGGCCGACTGGAGCGTGCCGCGGATGGCGGACGTGGCCCACACCTCGGCACGGCATCTCACGCGGCTCTTCGTGGAGCATGCGGGCGTGGCGCCGCTGGCCTACCTTCGGCGGCTGCGGCTCGCGGCCGCGCAACTGGCGCTGGCCTCGGGCGCCAGCGTCACGCGGGCGGCGGAGCTGTCGGGCTTCGGCTCCGACACGCAGTTGCGCCGCGCCTGGCACCAGTTCGGATTGCCCGGCTCGCCGTCCGCCGCAAGCGCGCCGCTGAAAACCTGA